A window from Prinia subflava isolate CZ2003 ecotype Zambia chromosome Z, Cam_Psub_1.2, whole genome shotgun sequence encodes these proteins:
- the SNX2 gene encoding sorting nexin-2 isoform X2 yields the protein MAAEREPPPLGETRAADLEELEDGEDLFTSTVSTLESSPSSPEPASLPAEDLSTNSNGPKPAKIMLDGDREDLFAATEEVSLDSPERDPILSPEPTPAVTPVTPTTLIAPRMESKSITAPVIFDRSREEIEEEANGDLFGIEINVSDPEKVGDGMNAYMAYRVTTKTSLSIFHKNEFSVKRRFSDFLGLHSKLATKYMHIGYIVPPAPEKSIVGMTKVKVGKEDSSSTEFVEKRRAALERYLQRTVKHPTLLQDPDLRQFLESSELPRAVNTQALSGAGILRMVNKAADAVNKMTIKMNESDAWFEEKQQQFENLDQQLRKLHASVEALVCHRKELSANTAAFAKSAAMLGNSEDHTALSRALSQLAEVEEKIDQLHQEQAFADFYVFSELLGDYIRLIAAVKGVFDHRMKCWQKWQDAQVTLQKKREAEAKLQLANKPDKLQQAKDEIKEWETKVQQGEKDFEQISKTIRKEVGRFEKERVKDFKTVIIEYLESLVQTQQQLIKYWEAFLPEAKAIA from the exons ATGGCGGCGGAgcgggagccgccgccgctgggAGAGACGCGGGCCGCCGACCTCGAGGAGCTGGAGGACGGCGAGGACCTTTTCACCAGCACCGTGTCCACCTTGGAG tcaAGTCCTTCATCTCCAGAGCCAGCAAGTCTTCCTGCAGAAGACCTCAGCACAAACTCCAATGGTCCAAAGCCAGCAAAAATCATGCTGGATGGTGATAGAGAAGACCTCTTTGCTG CAACAGAAGAAGTTTCATTGGACAGTCCGGAGAGGGATCCAATACTTTCACCAGAACCTACTCCTGCAGTCACTCCTGTAACACCTACTACATTAATAGCTCCCAGAATGGAATCAAAAAGCATAACAGCTCCAGTGATTTTTGATAGATCCAGGGAAGAG ATTGAAGAGGAAGCAAATGGGGATTTGTTTGGTATAGAAATCAATGTATCAGATCCAGAGAAAGTTG GAGATGGCATGAATGCTTATATGGCATACAGAGTAACAACAAAG acttcaCTTTCAATATTCCACAAAAATGAATTCTCTGTTAAAAGAAGATTCAGTGATTTTCTTGGCCTGCACAGCAAATTAGCAACAAAATACATGCATATTGGTTATATTGTGCCTCCAGCTCCAGAAAAAAGTATTGTAG GCATGACCAAGGTTAAAGTAGGCAAAGAGGATTCTTCATCTACTGAGTTTGTAGAGAAAAGAAGAGCAGCTCTAGAAAG GTATCTACAACGAACAGTAAAGCACCCAACCTTGCTACAGGATCCAGATTTGAGACAATTCTTGGAAAGTTCTGAG CTGCCGAGAGCAGTTAACACCCAGGCTCTGAGTGGAGCAGGAATATTGAGGATGGTGAACAAGGCTGCCGACGCTGTCAACAAAATGACAATCAAGATGAATGAATCGGATGCA TGGtttgaagaaaaacagcagcaatttGAGAATCTGGATCAGCAACTTAGGAAGCTTCATGCTAGTGTTGAAGCATTAGTCTGCCACAGAAAAG AGCTTTCAGCCAACACTGCTGCCTTTGCTAAAAGTGCTGCCATGTTAGGTAACTCAGAGGACCACACTGCTCTATCTAGAGCTTTGTCTCAGCTTGCAGAGGTTGAGGAGAAGATAGATCAGTTACATCAAGAGCAAGCTTTTGCTGATTTCTATGTGTTCTCAGAACTGCTTGGGGATTACATTCGTCTGATTGCTGCAGTAAAA GGTGTGTTTGACCATCGAATGAAATGCTGGCAGAAGTGGCAAGATGCTCAAGTCACTTTACAAAAAAAACGTGAAGCTGAAGCAAAACTCCAACTTGCTAACAAACCTGATAAATTACAGCAAGCTAAAGATGAGATAAAAGAG TGGGAGACAAAAGTTCAGCAAGGGGAAAAAGATTTTGAACAGATCTCCAAAACCATTCGCAAGGAAGTGGGAAGATTTGAG AAGGAACGAGTGAAAGACTTTAAAACTGTTATTATCGAGTACTTAGAATCGTTAGTGCAAACACAACAGCAG CTAATAAAATACTGGGAGGCATTCCTACCTGAAGCCAAAGCCATTGCCTAA
- the SNX2 gene encoding sorting nexin-2 isoform X1 — MAAEREPPPLGETRAADLEELEDGEDLFTSTVSTLESSPSSPEPASLPAEDLSTNSNGPKPAKIMLDGDREDLFAEATEEVSLDSPERDPILSPEPTPAVTPVTPTTLIAPRMESKSITAPVIFDRSREEIEEEANGDLFGIEINVSDPEKVGDGMNAYMAYRVTTKTSLSIFHKNEFSVKRRFSDFLGLHSKLATKYMHIGYIVPPAPEKSIVGMTKVKVGKEDSSSTEFVEKRRAALERYLQRTVKHPTLLQDPDLRQFLESSELPRAVNTQALSGAGILRMVNKAADAVNKMTIKMNESDAWFEEKQQQFENLDQQLRKLHASVEALVCHRKELSANTAAFAKSAAMLGNSEDHTALSRALSQLAEVEEKIDQLHQEQAFADFYVFSELLGDYIRLIAAVKGVFDHRMKCWQKWQDAQVTLQKKREAEAKLQLANKPDKLQQAKDEIKEWETKVQQGEKDFEQISKTIRKEVGRFEKERVKDFKTVIIEYLESLVQTQQQLIKYWEAFLPEAKAIA; from the exons ATGGCGGCGGAgcgggagccgccgccgctgggAGAGACGCGGGCCGCCGACCTCGAGGAGCTGGAGGACGGCGAGGACCTTTTCACCAGCACCGTGTCCACCTTGGAG tcaAGTCCTTCATCTCCAGAGCCAGCAAGTCTTCCTGCAGAAGACCTCAGCACAAACTCCAATGGTCCAAAGCCAGCAAAAATCATGCTGGATGGTGATAGAGAAGACCTCTTTGCTG AAGCAACAGAAGAAGTTTCATTGGACAGTCCGGAGAGGGATCCAATACTTTCACCAGAACCTACTCCTGCAGTCACTCCTGTAACACCTACTACATTAATAGCTCCCAGAATGGAATCAAAAAGCATAACAGCTCCAGTGATTTTTGATAGATCCAGGGAAGAG ATTGAAGAGGAAGCAAATGGGGATTTGTTTGGTATAGAAATCAATGTATCAGATCCAGAGAAAGTTG GAGATGGCATGAATGCTTATATGGCATACAGAGTAACAACAAAG acttcaCTTTCAATATTCCACAAAAATGAATTCTCTGTTAAAAGAAGATTCAGTGATTTTCTTGGCCTGCACAGCAAATTAGCAACAAAATACATGCATATTGGTTATATTGTGCCTCCAGCTCCAGAAAAAAGTATTGTAG GCATGACCAAGGTTAAAGTAGGCAAAGAGGATTCTTCATCTACTGAGTTTGTAGAGAAAAGAAGAGCAGCTCTAGAAAG GTATCTACAACGAACAGTAAAGCACCCAACCTTGCTACAGGATCCAGATTTGAGACAATTCTTGGAAAGTTCTGAG CTGCCGAGAGCAGTTAACACCCAGGCTCTGAGTGGAGCAGGAATATTGAGGATGGTGAACAAGGCTGCCGACGCTGTCAACAAAATGACAATCAAGATGAATGAATCGGATGCA TGGtttgaagaaaaacagcagcaatttGAGAATCTGGATCAGCAACTTAGGAAGCTTCATGCTAGTGTTGAAGCATTAGTCTGCCACAGAAAAG AGCTTTCAGCCAACACTGCTGCCTTTGCTAAAAGTGCTGCCATGTTAGGTAACTCAGAGGACCACACTGCTCTATCTAGAGCTTTGTCTCAGCTTGCAGAGGTTGAGGAGAAGATAGATCAGTTACATCAAGAGCAAGCTTTTGCTGATTTCTATGTGTTCTCAGAACTGCTTGGGGATTACATTCGTCTGATTGCTGCAGTAAAA GGTGTGTTTGACCATCGAATGAAATGCTGGCAGAAGTGGCAAGATGCTCAAGTCACTTTACAAAAAAAACGTGAAGCTGAAGCAAAACTCCAACTTGCTAACAAACCTGATAAATTACAGCAAGCTAAAGATGAGATAAAAGAG TGGGAGACAAAAGTTCAGCAAGGGGAAAAAGATTTTGAACAGATCTCCAAAACCATTCGCAAGGAAGTGGGAAGATTTGAG AAGGAACGAGTGAAAGACTTTAAAACTGTTATTATCGAGTACTTAGAATCGTTAGTGCAAACACAACAGCAG CTAATAAAATACTGGGAGGCATTCCTACCTGAAGCCAAAGCCATTGCCTAA